The Pongo abelii isolate AG06213 chromosome 20, NHGRI_mPonAbe1-v2.0_pri, whole genome shotgun sequence genome window below encodes:
- the F2RL3 gene encoding proteinase-activated receptor 4 produces MWGRLLLWPLMLGFSLSGGTQTPSVYDESGSTGGGDDSTPSILPAPRGYPGQVCANDSDTLELPDSSRALLLGWVPTRLVPALYGLVLAVGLPANGLALWVLATRAPRLPSTVLLMNLAAADLLLALALPPRVAYHLRGQRWPFGEAACRLATAALYGHMYGSVLLLAAVSLDRYLALVHPLRARALRGRRLALGLCVVAWLMAATLALPLTLQRQTFRLARSDRVLCHDALPLDAQASHWQPAFTCLALLGCFLPLLAMLLCYGATLHTLAASGRRYGHALRLTAVVLASAVAFFVPSNLLLLLHYSDPSPSAWGNLYGAYVPSLALSTLNSCVDPFVYYYVSAEFRDKVRAGLFRRSPGDTVASKASAEGGSRGMGTHSSLLQ; encoded by the exons ATGTGGGGGCGACTGCTCCTGTGGCCCCTGATGCTGGGGTTCAGCCTGTCTGGCGGCACCCAGACCCCCAGCGTCTACGACGAGAGCGGGAGCACcggaggtggtgatg acAGCACGCCCTCAATCCTGCCTGCCCCCCGCGGCTACCCAGGCCAAGTCTGTGCCAATGACAGTGACACCCTGGAGCTCCCGGACAGCTCACGGGCACTGCTTCTGGGCTGGGTCCCCACCAGGCTGGTGCCTGCCCTCTATGGGCTGGTCCTGGCGGTGGGGCTGCCGGCCAACGGGCTGGCGCTGTGGGTGCTGGCCACGCGGGCACCTCGGCTGCCCTCCACCGTGCTGCTGATGAACCTGGCGGCTGCTGACCTCCTACTGGCCCTGGCGCTGCCCCCGCGGGTCGCCTACCACCTGCGTGGCCAGCGCTGGCCCTTCGGGGAGGCCGCCTGCCGCCTGGCCACGGCCGCACTCTACGGTCACATGTATGGCTCAGTGCTGCTGCTGGCCGCCGTCAGCCTGGACCGCTACCTGGCCCTGGTGCACCCGCTGCGGGCCCGTGCCCTGCGTGGCCGGCGCCTGGCCCTTGGACTCTGCGTGGTTGCCTGGCTCATGGCGGCCACCCTGGCACTGCCCCTGACACTGCAGCGGCAGACCTTCCGGCTGGCGCGCTCCGATCGCGTGCTCTGCCATGACGCACTGCCCCTGGACGCACAGGCCTCCCACTGGCAACCGGCCTTCACCTGCCTGGCGCTGTTGGGCTGTTTCCTGCCCCTGCTGGCCATGCTGCTGTGCTACGGGGCCACCTTGCACACGCTGGCGGCCAGCGGCCGGCGCTACGGCCACGCGCTGAGGCTGACCGCAGTGGTGCTGGCCTCCGCCGTGGCCTTCTTCGTGCCCAGcaacctgctgctgctgctgcattaCTCGGACCCGAGCCCCAGTGCCTGGGGCAACCTCTATGGTGCCTACGTGCCTAGCCTGGCGCTGAGCACCCTCAACAGCTGCGTGGATCCCTTCGTCTACTACTACGTGTCAGCCGAGTTCAGGGACAAGGTGCGGGCAGGACTCTTCCGACGGTCGCCGGGGGACACCGTGGCCTCCAAGGCCTCTGCGGAAGGCGGCAGCCGGGGCATGGGCACCCACTCCTCTTTGCTCCAGTGA